CGACCATGCCGGCCAAGGCGCCCGCGCGGGTGGTCCCGGGCCAGAACAGCGCGGACAGCACCGGCGGCGTGAACGCGCACGCCAGGCCGGACCAGGCGAACAGGACGAACCAGAAGATCACGCGCGCCTCGGTGAGCGCCAGCGCGACGGCCCCCGCGCCGAGCACGACGGTGGTCCCCTTCCCCGCCAGGGACAGCGCGCGCTGCGCGGCGTCGGGGCGCCACACCCTCTGGATCGCGTCGCGCACAACCGCGGAGGAGGCGAGCAGCAACAGCGAATCGACTGTCGACATCATCGCGGCGAGCACCACCACCAGGAAGATCCCGGTGAAAAACGCGGGAAACAGCTCGGCGCCCATGATCGGGTAGATGGCTTCGTGGTCAGGGAGCCCCGGGAACAGCGCCCGGCCGGCCATTCCGGCGGTCACCGCGCCAACGTCGAAGACGACGATGCAGATCACAGCTATCACGCCGCCTGCGCGGAGCTGGCGCGTGTCTCGGGCCGATATGAAGCGGGTCAGGAGCTGCGGCGAGCCCAGGAAGGCCAGGCCGATCGCGACGAAGCCCGCCGCGCTGGCAACGCCGGCGGGCGTCCAGCCCAGGGCGCCCATGGGGGCGAGCAGCGCCGGGTCCTGCGTGCGCAGTCCCTCGATAGTGGCGCCCACCCCGCCCGCCGCTACCAACCCGACGATGGGCAGCAGGAGCAGGCAGCCGAACATCAGGACGCCCTGGAGCAGGTCGCTATAGGCCACGGCCCGGAAGCCGCCGATTGTCGTGTAGAAGAGGATGATCGCCGCCCCGATGAGTACCCCCGCCGAGTAGCTCGTGCCCAGGAACGACTCGAAGGCCTTGCCCGCCGCCGTGAACTGCGCCGCGGTGTAGAAAGCCGCCATGCTCAGAATGATCGCCGCGCCCACCAGACGGATCGCGTGCCGGCCGCCGCCGAACCGGTCCTCCAGGTAGTCCGGCACGGTGATCGAGTCGTATCGATCCGTGGCTTCCTTGAACGGCCGCGCGACCCAGATCCAGGCCGCCGCCACCCCCGCGACCTCACCGAGCACGATCCAGAGCGCGTGCGCGCCCACCAGGTAGCCCATGCCCGTGAGCCCCAGGAGCAGCCAGGCGCTCTCGCCCGTGGCGTTGGAGCTGAACGCGATCACCCACGACGGGAGCGTCTTGCCGGCCACGTAGTAGCCTGCCACGTCGTCCGAGCCGCGCCCTCCCCAGAAGCCGATCCCGAGAAGCACGACCAGGTAGGCGGCCAGGATGCCGAGAACCACGGGGGAGGGGGTCACGTGCGTTTACGCCATGCCAGAGTTGAATTCAGAAAACGAATTTGGTAAATTCGCTCCATGACGAAATCCGTTCGCGAGCCGATTCAGGTGTACCTCACCGGCGACGAGCGCCGCGTGCTCGATGATAAGGCCCGTTCGCTAGGCGTATCACGCAGCGAGGTGCTGCGGCGCGGCGTGCTGGCGATGCGCCAGCCGAGCGCGCTGGGCTATTTGCCGCAGACCGAAGCGGTTACCGCCGCACGCACGCCACCGGGCGAGGCGCCTCCGTCTCTGCCCATGGCGTCCTTGAAGCGGCTCTTGTCGGGCCTCACCGCGGATCGGAGCGAGCGCTGAGCTTGCCACGGAGGCTCTCCGATCCCGCCGCTGACCGGCGGCGCCCGCATACCCGCCGATGTCGATAGTCTACGTCGACACCTCTGTCGCCCTGGCGCACCTGCTCTCCGAGGACCGCCGGCCGCCCGATGACCTCTGGTACAGCGAGCTCATCTCGAGCCGCCTACTGGAGTACGAGGTGTGGAACCGGCTCCACGCCCTGGACCTTGCCGGATCTCACGCCGACGTGGCGCGCCTGACCCTTGCCCGGCTGGCGTTCGTGGAGCTGAGTCCGGATGCGCTCGAGCGGGCTCGGCACCCCTTCCCCGCGCCCGTGCGCACGTTGGATGCGCTGCACCTGTCGTGCGCGTCCTTTCTGCGAGAGCGAGGGGTCGATATCGCGGTCGCTACCTACGACCGCCGGCAGGCGAGAGCAGCCAGGGCCATGGGATTCGACCTCGTGCCGCTTTCGAATTGACATCCCCACGACACTCGATTGACAGCCTTCTAGCACCGTAGCCCCGCCATCGCCGGCCGCGCCGTCCGAACCTCTTGTCGGCCGCCGCCGCCGGCCTATCAGCGGGAGGCGAATGGTGCGTCTAAGCAGCGCGACCGGACCTCGCCGGTGCGACGCGATCGTGATCGGCAGCGGTTTCGGAGGGGCGATGGCGGCGCTGCCACTCGTCCACGCCGGATGCCGCGTGCTAATGCTTGAGCGGGGTCCGTGGGTGAAAAGAGGCCCCGAGAACAGCAACACGGGAGGCGAGCGAGACAGGTACTTCGCCCGGCGATACGCGCTGCGCGGTGATCGACACGGGCGCACGGGGGCGTTCGAGTGCGTGGGTGGTCCTTCGGTGTTCTACGGAGCCGCCAGCCTCCGCTTCCGGCGCGAGGACTTCCTGCCGGATCCGCACATCGTCGGCGCCGAGCCGGCCCTCTGGCCGTTCGCGTACCGGGACCTCGCGCCGTGGTACTCCGCCGCCGAGCGCCTGTTGGGAGTGGTAGGCGACGAACGCGAAGACCCAACCGCCCCAAATCGACGCCGCCCACTTCCGGCCCCGCCGGGACCGCCGGGTCCCACCGCCCGACTGCTGGCCACTGCGGCCAGATCCATGGGGCTTCACCCGTTCCGTCTACCCGTCGCCGTCACCCGGGACCGCTGCACGATGTGCGGCCGCTGCGACGGATTCGCGTGCTCCTTGGGGGCGAAGAACGACCTGGCCACCGCGGTGCTACCCGGATTGATTCGCTCCGGGCTCGTGCTCCGAGCGAACACCGTGGCCACTCGCTTCTTGTGGTCGGGTGATCGGGTGCTCGCCGTGGAGGTGACCGACGCCCGCTCGGGACAGCGCTCCGCCTTCGAGTCGGATGTCTTCGTCGTCGCGGCGGGCTCTCTTGCGACGCCGGGCCTGCTGCTCGCCTCGGGGCTGGCCGTCCGCAACCCCGCCGGCCAGTGGATAGGCCGCGGACTCATGCGCCACGTCAACGCGGTCGTCGCCGGACTGTTCGACGAGCCGGTGGGCGCCGCCGGGCAGTTCCAGAAGGAGATCGGCGTTCACGACTACTACCTGGGCGACGCCGGCGCGCCGCCGGGCCGCCTCGGCTCCGTGCAGCAGATCGACGCCGGCTCGGCCGCGCTCGCGCGCGTCGGCGCGGTGCGGCTCGCCCGGCGCCCGGCCGAAGACCTCGCGCGCCGGCTGGCCGGCCTCATCGTCATCGCGGAGGATCAACCGCGCGCCGCGAACGGGGTGACCATCTCGGCCCGCCGGGTCGACCGGTTCGGCGCGCCACTCACGCGGGTACGGCATCGCCACACTCCGCGCGACCTGCACGTTCGCGCGGCGCTGGCCCAGCGCGCGAGGGCGATACTGATCGCGGCGGGCGCTCGTGCAACGGCGTTCGTCCCCGTGGGCGGCTTTTCGCATGCGCTGGGGGGCGTCCGCATGGGCGCGGACCGGCGAACGTCTCCGCTCGGTCCCGACGGACGGCTACGCGGCACCGCCAATCTGTTCGTGACGGACGGCAGCACGTTCCCGACTTCGGCGGGCGTGAACCCCAGTCTGACGATCGCGGCGAACGCGTTGCGCATTGGGGCGGGAATCGCGGGACGGTCCAGGGTTGCGCTGGAAACCGCACGCGCCGCAGACCCCGCACCTCCGACGAGGCCGGTCCCGGTGAGGATCCGTGTTTAGGCTGGCGGCGGACGGGCCACGCCCGGAACGGCTAAGGCTCGCGTTCCTCGGCTGCGGGCGCGTGACCGGAACGCACAGCCGCGTCCTCCGGCGCGTCGTCGATGTCGAGCGCTACTACGCCAGCCGAGATCCCCGGCGCGCGCAAGCGTACGCAGCCGCGCTCCGTGGTAGCGGCCACTTCGACTCATATGCCGGCGCGCTGGCCGATCCGGCCATCGACGTGGTTCTGATCGCCACCCCGCCTGCCACCCACCTGGAGCTGGTTCTTCGCGCGCTGGAGGCCGGCAAGCACGTGATCGTGGAGAAGCCGGCCTTTCCCCGTTCGGCCGATTTCGGCCCGGCAGAGAGGGCCGCGCGGGACGCGGGGCGCTTGCTCTTCGTCGCCGAGAACTACTTCTACAAGCCGCTGGCGCGGACGTTGCGCCGCCTCATCGCGTCCGGCGACCTGGGCGACATCCGCTTCGTCCACGTGGACGCCACCAAGCGGCAGGACGCCACCGGATGGCGGGGCGACTCGCGCCTCTCGGGCGGCGGCGCGCTCTTCGAGGGCGGCATCCACTGGATCAGCCTCATGGGTCACCTGGGGCTCACGCCGATCGGCATAGAGGGCTTCCGGGCCGGGGACGCTCCCGAGCGCAGCTCGGCGGTCGTCATCCGCTACGCGGAAGGGGCCGTCGGCACCCTGCTGCACTCCTGGGACGTAGGATCGCGTCTGCGCGGGCTGCGCCTGTCGCACGTCCGCGGAACGCTCGGTTCGGCGACCTTCGAATCCAACGGCGCCTTCCTGATCGCGGGGGGTCGCCGACCACGACTGATGTTGCCCGGCGTACGCGACCTGCTCGGATACCGCGCGATGTTCGCGGACGTCCTGGATGCGATTCGAGGCGGCGTGCAGCCGCTATACACACTCGAAGCGGCGCGCCGCGATCTACGCCTCGCAGAAGCTGCCTGCGGCCCCGAGACGATAGAGAACGCGGGCGAGGCTCGCCTGGCGTGGACCTTCTAGTGTGCCGGCGCTACGGCAAGGAGTTCCAACGCCGCAGCCGCGGGATGCAGCGCGGGCCGAATGCCTACGGGACTTCTGCAACGGTACACCAGGGAGGGATTGAGCATGGACATCATGATCGGGGCGGGAATCGGCCTGTTCGCCGGCCTGCATACGGCCACATGGGGGATGTACAAGGACGCGCCGCACGAGGGGTTCGCCTGGCGCAGATACGCCCGCAGCGTCTGGCTCGGCGGCGCGATCGGCGCCGCGCTCGCGCTGGCTGGGTCGGCCCCTTTGAGCGCGGGCGCGGCGGTCGTCTTCTTCGGCCTCGTATACGCTCTTGAGCGCGCCGCCGTGGAGTTCTTCAAAACGTTCGTACGGGTGGAAGACCAGTCGAAGTATTTCATCCCCATGCAGTTCCACGTCCTGGGCCGCGTGGTCCACGGCAGCATTCACCGCCTTCTCATTGGTGCCGGATTCGTGGCGGTGGGAGCGGCTCTGCTGGGGGTGGCGATCGCGCTTCGCGATTCTGGTGCGTCGCTCCTGACGATCGTATTGGTGGGTAGCCTCGGCGGCTGGTTCAGCGCGCTCGCGGGTGCGTGGAAGGACGCGCCCATCGAGGGCTTCGAAACGCTGAAGTTCTTCCGCAGCCCGGTGGTGGCCGCCGCATATGCCGGCCTGCTCTGGCGTTTTACGTCCGACCCAGCCGCGATCGCCCTGGCAGCGACGGGCCTAACTGTCGCCACCCTCGAAACATACAAGACCTTCTTCTTCCCCAGCCGGCCGCGCGGGAAGTTCGCCGGCAAGCCCGTGCTCTTCCCCGCGATGCTCCGTCGACGGAACGTCGCCGTGCCGCTGTACGTGAGCATCTGGGTCGCGCTGGTCGGCGCCACCGCGGTAGGTCTGTTCGGCGGTTGAGAGACGACGATGGGGCTGACGCACCCGCCCGCTAGCGACACAACCGCGCCTCAGTCCACCGGCAATCCGCTCGGTACCGTTCCAGGGTGGAGGTGCATGAGGTTGCGCGAGCGGTCGTCGGTGAGCGCGGTCAGGAACGCGGCCAGCGATTCGGCCACTTCCCGGTCGAACTCCAGGGTAGCGATCAGCGGGCTTCGCGTCGCCAGAACGGCGTCCAGGTTGTGACTCAGGATCTGGCCCTGGAGCAGCGGCTCCAGGTCCGGGCCGTGCGTAGCGGCAAAGGACCGCAGCTTGGCCTCTGAGTCGCTGTAGTGGTCGATGAAATCCGCGATGCTCGCGAACTGGCCCGCGTGACCGTAGGGCGCCGTCAGCTCGACCCCGCGCAGCGGCGCCGTCCGAAACGAGTACCGATCCGCCGGGTCCATGGTAATCCTGCCGCGTCCGAAGTCGTCGTCGCCGAGAGGCCCGTCGCCCTGGCCGGGCCCGATCTGCGCCAACGCTACGTTGTGGAACTGCCCGTCCGACAGCGTCGGGCCGGTGTGGCAAATCGAGCAGGCGAGCTGGGTGAAGCGGTCCGCGCCGGCGAGCTGCTCGGCCGTGAGCGCGTTGTCGTCGCCGCGCAGGAAACGGTCCCAGGGGGCGTCGTCGAAGGCGAACTCGCTGACCATGAAAGCAGCCATCGCGTTGGAGGCGTGGCCGAAGTTCATCGACTGAAACGGCGTCCCGGGGTAGGCCGCCTCGAACATGTCCACGTACTGGGGGATCCGCCCCAGCCGCCGCATGAGCGCGCGCCAGATGATCTTGGGCGAGTGGTCATCGATCTCGGCCAGTTCGTTGCCGTCGAACGCCCGCATCTCCTCGCGCGATGTAACCGGAAAGAGACCCAGCGCCGAGATCGGGCCGAACTCGAAGACCCGGGAGAAGCTAGCGGGGAGCTGGTTGCCGGCCGGGGTGACGACCCCCTTCGGTCCGCCGTCGTGCAGCCGCCCGTCCCAGAACAACGTGTCCGCCATGCGCAGGTTGAACATGGGCGGGGCGTTGCGCGGAATAAACTCCTCGTCGGGATGCACCCTGGTGGCGCCCAGCCCGGTCGCTCCCTGGCCGATGGCCAGCGCCCGGCCGTCGGCGGTCGCGAGGCTGGGGTGGTGGCACGTCATGCAAGAAATGTCGTGGTTCCCGCTCAGCACGGGGTCGAACAGGAGCGCCTGGCCGAGCTGGACGAGCCCGGGCCGAATCGGCGGAGCGGGAGGCATCGGCAGCAGGCCCGCCGAGATCGCATGCGCGCGGATGCGGGCGGCGTCCTCGGCGCCCAGCGCGAAGGACCCGGCCACCGGGTCGATGGGATCGGCTGGTGGTCCGTCCGAGCAGCCCGCGACCAGCGCGAGCGTCGCCACGACGGGCACAGCCCTGATGAATGGGGCAGCGTGGTGCATGCGGATCCTCCACGGGAACACGGAGAATCGCCGACGCGCCCGCTCCCTGAGTCGAGCGAGTTTGCCAAAAGGGCTGCTGCGCGAGCGCACCGGGCTCGCGGGGCGCGGGTTCCGTGCTACGATCGGCAGAAAGACGATCCACCCGGACCGAACGTCACCTAACACCTTTACGCAACTGCGTTTAGCACAGTTGGCGGTGGCCCCGTACAGGTCACCGCTGAGCGCGCCGGTAGGGGCCGACGCGCTCCACGACGGCGTGCTACCCGTCGTCTTCGGCGACCTCGGCGGCGGTGGGGAATGCATCAGCCGGCCACGGCCCTATCTCTTCCACCGTGTAGCCGCTCGCCCAGAAGTCCGGCGGGCCCTCGCTGTCTTCTACCTCGTTCTCCACCGGCTTCAGGCCGTGCATGAGGTATGCGGCGATGTCCCACAGGTCCTGGTCGCCCATATGCCGCCATGCCGGCCAAGGCATCGGCGGAGCGAGGTACTTCGGGCTGGCCGGGTGGTTGCCCTCCCCGGCCGTCGTGGAGGTGATCTCCACGTCCGGCGTCTCGCCGGGCCTCAGCCCGAAGCGGAGCGCGTTGAAGATCTGCCGCGGCGTGAACCGGCCCAGTCCGGTCTCGTTGTCCGGCGTGAGGTTGCGCGCGCGGGTGAGAAAGCACGGTCCCTCCGCATCGGGCCCGCAGTCCCCGATCGAGAACTCCTGGGCCGGCCCCGTCATCCCGGCTAGCCACCCTTCGCCGGCCGGGTTGTCGCCCCCGCCGTGGCACTCGCCGCAGGCATGGCTGAGCACCAGCGTCCGCCCGCGCAGGATCGACTCCAGCATCGATTCCTCCTCGCCCTGGGCGGCCAGGTCGGTCGGGGCGGTTCCCGAAGTAAGCACGGCCAACGCGACGGCCATCGTGAGGCCACCCCAAGGACGGCCCCAACGAACGAACGGGCTCCTGAGTTGCGCCATGTTCGTTTCCCTTTATTTCAGGTAACCTCCAGAACGCCCATCATCCCCATGTCTTCATGGTTCAGGATGTGGCAGTGGAACATCCATTTTCCGGAAAAATCCGTGTACCGGACGATGATCCGCACGGTCTCGTGCTTGGGCACGTTGACGGTGTCCTTCCAGCTTCTGTAGGGCACCGGGCTGCCGTTCCGGTCCAGGATCTGGAATCTGAACCCGTGCAGGTGGAACGGATGGTCCATGCCCACGAGGTTCTCGATCTGCCAGATCTCCGTGGCGCCGAGGGACGCGCGCACGTCGACGCGGGCCATGTCCATTTTGCGATTGTTGATCATGCCTTGCGTGAACACGATCAGGCGGGTGTACGTCGCCTCCGAGGGGTCCATTGGCGCTACTGGCCGCAGGATCTCGGGGACGGTCATCGGCTCCGCGAGCGGAACGGGGGCGTGGCGGAGCGTCAGCAGGTCGCGCGGCCGGTCCCAGTCCGCCGGACGGGTCTGCGGGATGTAGCGGTTGTAGGGTAGCACCTGGAACGTCGTGCTCGACCCGGGGGCTCCCGTACCGCGAACGATCAGTTCGGCGCGCTCGCTGTTGGCGAGCACGATTTCTTCTACCTCGACCGGCCGCTCGAAGAGGCCGCCGTCGCTGCCGACATGCACCATGGTCCCGCCCGCCAAGGCGAGGCGGTAGACGCGGGCCGCCGAGGCGTTGACGATGCGCCACCGCTGCACCTCCCCGGGCCTGATGTCGATGGAGGGCATGACCTGTCCGTTCACGAACAGCACGTCGCCTTCGCGACCGTTCTCCTCGTCGATCCGCGCCTGCATCGACCCAGGCTCCGGAAAGTCGATGGCGCCGTCGTCCCGGAAGCGATTGTCGGACAGCACGAGGAGCTTTTCGGCCAGCGCCGGAAGCGGATCGTCGTCGGCGCGCACTACCAGCGCGCCGAACAATCCGTGTGCGACCTGATACGTCGTCCGCTCGTGCGGGTGTGGGTGGTACCAGTAGGTTCCCGCCGTCCCTTCCGGGATCGTGAACACGTAGTCGTGCTCCTCACCCGGCCCGATTGGGTGGAAGGGGCTACCGTCCGACGCGAAGGGGAGGTGGAGACCGTGCCAGTGGATGGTGGTCGGCTCGGACAGCTCGTTGCGGAAATGCACGATCACCCGGTCGCCTTCGCGGACCTCCAGGGTCGGGCCCGGCACGCTGCCGTTGAAGGCGAACACCTCGGTCGTTGACCCCGGCCGAAGCGAGAGCCGGGCGGGCGCGGCCGTGAGCCGTACCTCCACGAGGCCCCACTCCGCCGACAGATTCTCCAGGACGGGGGGTGCGATCAACCGAGTCGCGTCATGGCTGACCTGGCCGGCAGCCGGGGAAGCCGCCGCATACGCCGGGAGGATGCAATAGACCAATGGCGCGATGAACCGATGGAGATTCACGCGGCTCCCTGAGGCTGAGATGTGAACTCCCGGCGCAGCGGGCGCAGACGCTCACGGCACGCTCACGGCGGGCAGGACGGCTCGGCGATCCACCTTTGTCCGAGGCGAGCAGCGTCCTATGCAGCGCACCATCAATAAACGACTCCCGGGGGGGGCGAGCAAGCCGGTAGTGGCCGCGCCGACCCTGGTCTTCCCTCTGCGCGACCCCCAGAGATGCTTTGGCGGCAGGCGCCAGGCGCTACCTCGCCGTGAGA
This region of Gemmatimonadota bacterium genomic DNA includes:
- a CDS encoding multicopper oxidase family protein, which translates into the protein MIAPPVLENLSAEWGLVEVRLTAAPARLSLRPGSTTEVFAFNGSVPGPTLEVREGDRVIVHFRNELSEPTTIHWHGLHLPFASDGSPFHPIGPGEEHDYVFTIPEGTAGTYWYHPHPHERTTYQVAHGLFGALVVRADDDPLPALAEKLLVLSDNRFRDDGAIDFPEPGSMQARIDEENGREGDVLFVNGQVMPSIDIRPGEVQRWRIVNASAARVYRLALAGGTMVHVGSDGGLFERPVEVEEIVLANSERAELIVRGTGAPGSSTTFQVLPYNRYIPQTRPADWDRPRDLLTLRHAPVPLAEPMTVPEILRPVAPMDPSEATYTRLIVFTQGMINNRKMDMARVDVRASLGATEIWQIENLVGMDHPFHLHGFRFQILDRNGSPVPYRSWKDTVNVPKHETVRIIVRYTDFSGKWMFHCHILNHEDMGMMGVLEVT
- a CDS encoding PIN domain-containing protein — translated: MSIVYVDTSVALAHLLSEDRRPPDDLWYSELISSRLLEYEVWNRLHALDLAGSHADVARLTLARLAFVELSPDALERARHPFPAPVRTLDALHLSCASFLRERGVDIAVATYDRRQARAARAMGFDLVPLSN
- a CDS encoding cytochrome c peroxidase, yielding MHHAAPFIRAVPVVATLALVAGCSDGPPADPIDPVAGSFALGAEDAARIRAHAISAGLLPMPPAPPIRPGLVQLGQALLFDPVLSGNHDISCMTCHHPSLATADGRALAIGQGATGLGATRVHPDEEFIPRNAPPMFNLRMADTLFWDGRLHDGGPKGVVTPAGNQLPASFSRVFEFGPISALGLFPVTSREEMRAFDGNELAEIDDHSPKIIWRALMRRLGRIPQYVDMFEAAYPGTPFQSMNFGHASNAMAAFMVSEFAFDDAPWDRFLRGDDNALTAEQLAGADRFTQLACSICHTGPTLSDGQFHNVALAQIGPGQGDGPLGDDDFGRGRITMDPADRYSFRTAPLRGVELTAPYGHAGQFASIADFIDHYSDSEAKLRSFAATHGPDLEPLLQGQILSHNLDAVLATRSPLIATLEFDREVAESLAAFLTALTDDRSRNLMHLHPGTVPSGLPVD
- a CDS encoding Gfo/Idh/MocA family oxidoreductase, producing the protein MFRLAADGPRPERLRLAFLGCGRVTGTHSRVLRRVVDVERYYASRDPRRAQAYAAALRGSGHFDSYAGALADPAIDVVLIATPPATHLELVLRALEAGKHVIVEKPAFPRSADFGPAERAARDAGRLLFVAENYFYKPLARTLRRLIASGDLGDIRFVHVDATKRQDATGWRGDSRLSGGGALFEGGIHWISLMGHLGLTPIGIEGFRAGDAPERSSAVVIRYAEGAVGTLLHSWDVGSRLRGLRLSHVRGTLGSATFESNGAFLIAGGRRPRLMLPGVRDLLGYRAMFADVLDAIRGGVQPLYTLEAARRDLRLAEAACGPETIENAGEARLAWTF
- a CDS encoding GMC family oxidoreductase; protein product: MKRGPENSNTGGERDRYFARRYALRGDRHGRTGAFECVGGPSVFYGAASLRFRREDFLPDPHIVGAEPALWPFAYRDLAPWYSAAERLLGVVGDEREDPTAPNRRRPLPAPPGPPGPTARLLATAARSMGLHPFRLPVAVTRDRCTMCGRCDGFACSLGAKNDLATAVLPGLIRSGLVLRANTVATRFLWSGDRVLAVEVTDARSGQRSAFESDVFVVAAGSLATPGLLLASGLAVRNPAGQWIGRGLMRHVNAVVAGLFDEPVGAAGQFQKEIGVHDYYLGDAGAPPGRLGSVQQIDAGSAALARVGAVRLARRPAEDLARRLAGLIVIAEDQPRAANGVTISARRVDRFGAPLTRVRHRHTPRDLHVRAALAQRARAILIAAGARATAFVPVGGFSHALGGVRMGADRRTSPLGPDGRLRGTANLFVTDGSTFPTSAGVNPSLTIAANALRIGAGIAGRSRVALETARAADPAPPTRPVPVRIRV
- a CDS encoding sodium/proline symporter, with amino-acid sequence MTPSPVVLGILAAYLVVLLGIGFWGGRGSDDVAGYYVAGKTLPSWVIAFSSNATGESAWLLLGLTGMGYLVGAHALWIVLGEVAGVAAAWIWVARPFKEATDRYDSITVPDYLEDRFGGGRHAIRLVGAAIILSMAAFYTAAQFTAAGKAFESFLGTSYSAGVLIGAAIILFYTTIGGFRAVAYSDLLQGVLMFGCLLLLPIVGLVAAGGVGATIEGLRTQDPALLAPMGALGWTPAGVASAAGFVAIGLAFLGSPQLLTRFISARDTRQLRAGGVIAVICIVVFDVGAVTAGMAGRALFPGLPDHEAIYPIMGAELFPAFFTGIFLVVVLAAMMSTVDSLLLLASSAVVRDAIQRVWRPDAAQRALSLAGKGTTVVLGAGAVALALTEARVIFWFVLFAWSGLACAFTPPVLSALFWPGTTRAGALAGMV